One segment of Curtobacterium sp. MR_MD2014 DNA contains the following:
- a CDS encoding substrate-binding domain-containing protein, whose protein sequence is MDHPATAPGASGATNPRDHADGPVRRGPRPTLAAVARAAGVAPSTASLAFSGAGPVSEDARARVLAAAAELGYGGPDPRARSLRRGRSGVIGVVMDERLSDAFRDPVNVLTLDGIAEVAGEAGASLLLVRSPLDDEHGAGPIVDAPMDAVVLVGCNVRIDPAVAVLRRRQIPVVAIEADDIEGAVPVQLDNREASGRAADYLRELGHTAVTVVTLPLDAERRRGPVDAAREAEGVAHTTLERLRGVRGVYPDAVAVEAAASSVEEGRIAGQSLFTGDGPVPSAVIAQSDLLAVGVVSAALDAGLRVPEDVSVVGFDGITVDDSLLHRSPIRQLTTLVQPFEQKGRAAARAALAMLEGDEPQPAAFRSELRVGDTTGPVRRAVGD, encoded by the coding sequence ATGGACCACCCGGCAACAGCACCCGGCGCGTCCGGGGCGACGAACCCCCGCGACCACGCCGACGGTCCCGTGCGCCGTGGGCCCAGACCGACGCTCGCCGCGGTCGCCCGTGCAGCGGGGGTCGCACCGTCGACCGCCTCCCTCGCCTTCAGCGGTGCCGGCCCGGTGTCCGAGGACGCGAGGGCCCGGGTGCTCGCCGCCGCTGCCGAGCTCGGCTACGGGGGCCCGGACCCGCGGGCGCGCTCGCTCCGCCGGGGCCGGTCCGGGGTGATCGGCGTCGTGATGGACGAGCGGCTGAGCGATGCGTTCCGCGACCCGGTCAACGTCCTGACGCTCGACGGCATCGCCGAGGTCGCGGGCGAGGCGGGCGCCTCCCTGCTCCTCGTGCGCAGCCCCCTCGACGACGAGCACGGCGCCGGGCCGATCGTCGACGCCCCGATGGACGCCGTCGTCCTGGTCGGGTGCAACGTGCGGATCGACCCCGCGGTCGCCGTGCTCCGCCGACGACAGATCCCCGTCGTCGCGATCGAGGCCGACGACATCGAGGGCGCGGTCCCCGTCCAGCTCGACAACCGCGAGGCCTCCGGTCGTGCCGCCGACTACCTGCGCGAGCTCGGCCACACCGCGGTCACCGTCGTCACCCTCCCGCTCGACGCCGAGCGCCGCCGCGGCCCCGTCGACGCAGCGCGCGAGGCGGAGGGGGTCGCCCACACCACCCTGGAGCGTCTCCGTGGTGTGCGCGGCGTCTACCCCGACGCCGTCGCGGTCGAGGCCGCCGCCAGCTCCGTCGAGGAGGGCCGGATCGCCGGACAGTCACTGTTCACCGGCGACGGACCGGTCCCGAGCGCGGTGATCGCGCAGAGCGACCTGCTCGCCGTCGGGGTCGTCTCGGCAGCGCTCGACGCGGGACTCCGGGTGCCCGAGGACGTCAGCGTCGTCGGCTTCGACGGCATCACGGTCGACGACAGCCTGCTCCACCGCTCGCCGATCCGGCAGCTCACGACGCTGGTGCAGCCGTTCGAGCAGAAGGGTCGGGCCGCCGCACGCGCCGCGCTCGCGATGCTCGAGGGCGACGAGCCGCAGCCGGCGGCCTTCCGGTCGGAGCTGCGCGTGGGCGACACGACGGGGCCGGTGCGCCGGGCGGTCGGCGACTGA